In Fastidiosipila sp., the following are encoded in one genomic region:
- a CDS encoding penicillin-binding protein → MKDRDQKQGQRRDGPRDERLMAEATRRAPGIAARNGRQPRPPVRQAGTASSSMHTLPLEIRQSRKYKKSKRVLRKRVSGRPTRSMTAASVPSAVWSGVKKALLLVTVIFLAIMAFVGGSGLGMLSGYISTARPLEIKDIKETYEATFIYDKNGQQAAVLTGSQNILREYVPISVIKRTYIDDAFIAIEDERFETHKGIDPKRIANSVGNVFLSFGTDTHGASTITQQVVKMMSGADDRSAQRKIQEWERAIDLEKKLSKDRIMELFVNMVPMGGQYVGVQSAAKAYFGKDISQLDLAECAFLAGIPNLPSIYNPATEYGKRNALRRMRITLGKMLEIGKITEEEYQKALDRELVFKKTEQQTGSGTVNSYFIDAVINEVIEQLMSQRGYSRQLANLAVFQHGLTIETTLDPEIQRMAEVSFQKKELFSTNYDALPESPQIPQAAITVISNQPESFGQIVAMVGGFGEKKKNLIFNRATQAYRQPGSSIKPVLVYAPALDTGLVTAATVLVDEEKHLDPRNPGRSWPRNSGGGYNGPVTIRRALRQSLNTIAVEVYTEIMNPSIGLSYMKHMGVDRTDEPQPAGALGAFAWGMNSVEMAGMFTALANHGIFTEPYLFTRVLDADGNVLLEHKPRIEQVFSVETADLMTNLLVDTARNAGWIRPFVGIGSQPVAGKTGTSDERIDRWFCGYTPYYTAAVWYGFDNANGRRTEINSSDVASPIKIWRDVMFQIHENLEVKQFSMSDKLVSRQVCAESGMLPTEYCPEVITEYFDSTKRHTFPELPCTLHSEPIEEEPEPTEPEPTEPIIIEQPDNSPPDGDGHP, encoded by the coding sequence ATGAAGGACAGGGATCAAAAACAAGGACAAAGGCGGGACGGACCCCGTGATGAACGCCTCATGGCCGAGGCGACGCGGCGCGCGCCCGGCATCGCTGCCAGGAACGGCAGGCAGCCGCGTCCGCCGGTTCGTCAAGCAGGGACGGCGTCCTCTTCGATGCACACCCTGCCTTTGGAAATTCGTCAAAGCCGAAAATACAAAAAGAGCAAGCGTGTCCTCAGAAAACGTGTGTCCGGCCGCCCCACAAGAAGCATGACGGCCGCATCGGTACCCTCAGCCGTTTGGTCAGGCGTCAAAAAAGCCCTCCTTCTTGTCACGGTGATTTTTCTGGCCATCATGGCCTTCGTCGGAGGCAGCGGGCTGGGCATGCTCTCAGGCTACATTTCAACTGCGCGCCCCCTGGAGATCAAGGACATCAAGGAGACCTATGAGGCGACCTTCATCTACGACAAGAACGGCCAGCAGGCGGCTGTGCTGACCGGTTCGCAGAATATCCTGCGTGAATACGTCCCCATCTCCGTCATCAAGCGAACCTACATCGATGATGCCTTCATCGCCATCGAGGACGAACGTTTTGAAACCCACAAGGGGATTGACCCCAAACGCATCGCCAACTCGGTTGGCAATGTGTTTTTAAGTTTCGGGACCGACACCCACGGGGCCTCCACCATCACGCAGCAGGTGGTCAAAATGATGTCGGGAGCGGATGACCGCTCCGCTCAAAGAAAAATTCAGGAATGGGAGCGGGCCATTGATCTGGAAAAGAAGCTGTCCAAGGACCGGATCATGGAACTCTTCGTCAACATGGTGCCCATGGGCGGCCAGTACGTGGGAGTCCAGTCGGCGGCCAAAGCCTATTTCGGCAAGGATATCTCCCAGCTTGATCTTGCGGAATGCGCTTTTTTGGCAGGCATTCCCAACCTCCCCTCCATATACAATCCTGCGACTGAGTATGGCAAGCGAAATGCCCTGCGGCGGATGCGGATCACCCTGGGCAAGATGCTGGAAATCGGGAAGATTACTGAGGAGGAATACCAGAAGGCACTCGACCGCGAGCTTGTTTTCAAGAAAACGGAACAGCAGACAGGCTCCGGCACCGTCAACTCCTATTTTATCGATGCGGTGATCAATGAAGTGATCGAGCAATTGATGTCTCAGCGCGGCTATTCACGTCAGCTGGCCAACCTTGCCGTTTTCCAGCACGGCCTGACCATCGAGACCACCCTGGACCCGGAGATTCAGCGGATGGCTGAGGTCAGTTTCCAGAAAAAAGAGCTGTTTTCAACCAATTACGATGCCCTCCCTGAAAGCCCCCAGATCCCCCAGGCAGCCATCACGGTCATCTCCAACCAGCCTGAATCTTTCGGCCAGATTGTCGCCATGGTCGGGGGCTTTGGTGAAAAAAAGAAAAACCTGATTTTCAACCGGGCCACTCAGGCCTACCGCCAACCGGGATCATCCATCAAGCCGGTTCTTGTTTACGCGCCCGCCCTGGACACGGGCCTGGTGACTGCGGCGACCGTCCTGGTCGACGAAGAGAAGCACCTGGATCCCAGAAATCCCGGCCGCTCATGGCCACGCAACTCAGGCGGCGGCTACAACGGACCGGTCACTATCCGCCGGGCACTTCGCCAATCACTCAACACCATCGCTGTTGAAGTCTATACCGAGATCATGAATCCCTCCATCGGACTCTCCTACATGAAGCACATGGGGGTTGACCGGACGGATGAACCCCAGCCCGCAGGTGCCTTGGGGGCCTTCGCCTGGGGCATGAACAGCGTGGAGATGGCCGGCATGTTCACGGCACTTGCCAATCACGGGATTTTTACCGAACCCTATCTCTTCACCCGGGTACTGGATGCCGACGGCAATGTCCTCCTTGAGCACAAGCCGCGTATCGAGCAGGTCTTCTCGGTGGAGACAGCCGACCTGATGACCAACCTCCTGGTCGACACGGCCCGCAATGCCGGCTGGATCAGACCCTTCGTGGGAATTGGAAGCCAGCCGGTGGCCGGCAAAACAGGAACATCGGACGAGCGCATTGACCGCTGGTTCTGCGGCTATACGCCTTACTACACGGCCGCCGTCTGGTATGGATTCGACAATGCCAATGGCCGGCGTACGGAAATCAACAGCAGTGACGTGGCCAGTCCCATCAAAATCTGGCGCGACGTCATGTTCCAGATTCACGAGAATCTTGAAGTGAAACAGTTCTCCATGTCAGATAAGCTGGTGTCAAGACAAGTCTGTGCGGAGTCGGGCATGCTTCCAACCGAATACTGCCCGGAAGTCATCACCGAGTATTTTGATTCGACCAAAAGACATACTTTCCCCGAGCTGCCCTGCACCCTCCACAGTGAACCCATCGAGGAAGAACCGGAACCGACAGAACCGGAACCGACGGAGCCGATCATTATTGAGCAGCCGGATAACAGTCCCCCCGATGGGGACGGTCACCCCTAG